The DNA segment TTAAGATTTTCTGAAAATGTGCAACTATGCAAAAAAGGACTATGTGTGAATCTTGAGATGGAAAACTTGCCAGTACAAGAATTACCTCAATCTGACATGATCATTGCAACTGGCTGTATTGGGTATATTGGTTACAAGGCATTTTTGAATATCTTTGAATTGCTCAAAAAACAACAATCCAAAGAAAACCAAGACAATCCTAAAAATAGACCAATTTTTGCATTCTCCGTTTTGAGAATATTTGATATGGAAGATATAGAGAAAACCTTCAATCATTATGACTATTCTCTTGTGAAAGCAGACATGAATCCAATCCGTCAAAGACGATTCTCAGATCTGGAAGAAAAACAAAATACATTGCTCCTTTTACACAACAAAGGAATTGATACAAAATGGCTTGAAGATGACGGTCATTTTTATGCAGACTTTTACATAGCAAGTCCAAAAAAACTAGAAAATCAATTAATTTCAATATCAAAAGACCTGAAAAGATGTGCGGGTAATTAACAAATCTTTTTTGATTGTGCTATGAGTTTACAGGAAATAAAATGCCCTCGATGTGGAAAAAATACCTTGGTCACCGATGTTGAATCTTCAGAAGTATTTTGTTCAAACTGTGGTATTGTGGTTGAAGAAAAAGTTGATGATGGCAGACCTGAAAGAAGATTTGCAGATTCTCCTGTAATCAAATCTCATACTGGAGACAAGACCTCATTAACAAGACATGATCGTGGTCTTAGTACAATGATTAATCCGTTTAACAAAGACTCTACTGGCAATCCATTATCAACCTCAATGAAATTATCTATGACCCGATTACGAAAATGGGATAGTCGAAGTCGTGTTAAAACTAGCACTGATAGAAATCTTCAACAGGCTCTTCTGGAATTGCTAAAAATGAAAGAAAAATTATCTTTGCCTGACGCAATAGCTGAAAAAGCATCTTATATTTACAGAAAAGCTTTGGAGAAGAAACTAGTTAGAGGACGTTCAATTTCATCCCTTGTTGCAGCTAGTCTTTATGCTGCATGTCGTGAATCAGAGACCCCTCGAACATTAAGAGAAGTTGCTGCAACCATAGGAATCAAAAGAAAAGAAATTTCTGCAACCTACAGACTTATTTTCAAAGAATTAGATCTTAAAATGCCCGTAATTGATTCTGTTTCATGTATTGCAAAAATTGCAAGCAATGCGGAATTGTCTGAAAAAACAAAACGACATGCAATTAAAATCCTAAAAAATGCAGAAAAACAAAATGCTTTGGCAGGAAAACACCCAATGGGTGTTGCTGCTTCTGCACTATACCTTGCATGCATTAATCTTGAAGAAAATAGAACACAAAAAGATATTGCTGATGCAGCTGGAATAACAGAAGTCACTATACGAAATAGATGCAAAAACCTCAAGGCTGTGGTTGGTATATGAAAAAAACTTCAATAGTCATAAAGGGTATTTTGTAACATGGTAAAAGCAGATCTTAGAGTATGTGTTAATTGTGGCTGTGTTTTTAACAGAGAAGTAGGATTGAAACCCGTATCTAACTGTCCTGCATGTGGTTCCGGAAACCGTGAACCTTTGGAATTGTAATTTCCGCAATATTTTCTTTTATTGAATTGCCTCTGTTTTTGGCGATGTGGGAGATTCATTGCTAAATTTTGAATATTTTCAAGTATGTTTGGAACCTAAAATCTCACAGGTATGAATCCCGTCTGGTCTGTATACTACGTCCTGAAATGATTCCACTTTGCGTTGTAAATTATCAAATGTGAAATTTACTCTAACTAAACAAATACTTTGATTACATAGCTGTGATTGTGGCCATCAAGATTCGTACTTTTCCAATTACAAATTATATGACTGCTTATCCAATTTCAGCAGAACCTCATATTCCGGTTAAACGGGCTATAGAATTTATGGTAGAGAGGGACTTTGGACACCTTGTTGTAAGTGACGGGGAAATCCCAAAAGGAATTCTTACCGAACGGGAGGTTCTAAAAGCAATATCTGAGTCACGAAATCTTAATGAATTGACAATTGGAGATGTGGGCTGGCAGCCATTCACTAAATTGGATTTGGGTGATACTGTTTTAGATGCTGCACATTTGATGACTCAGAATAAATCCCGACTTTTGGTTTTTGATGATGACAAACTTGTTGGGATTGTCACTGTCTCTGACCTGCTAAGGGCATTCAGAAAGATTAGTACTGATGTTTCTCTGGACAGGGTGATTAGCACCAATGTTGAAAAATGCAGTAGAACTGATTCTGTTTTTGATGCAGCAAAGATAATGCACGAGAAGAGAATTGGAAGTGTAATTGTTCATGATGTAAGAGAATATGGGATTTTTTCTGAAAGGGATCTTTTGAAGTGTCTGTATTCAAACGGATTTAAGACAGATTATGAAATCGGAAAATATTCTTCATCTCCTCTGATTGTATCTGATAAGGCAATAAAGATCCACCAGGCTGCAAGCATTATGGCTGCAAACCACATCAAAAGACTGGGTATTACACAGGATGGTTATCTAATGGGAGTTGTAACTGCCCGAGATTTGCTTGATGCATACCATGACGTTGTCCAAGCAACAGACCCTGCAGAATGATGACTGTAATTACAAAATCGATCAAAGTGCAATCTAAAGGAGAAAATGATGTTGTTGATCTCACTGACAAGATTTCAGTAAAAATTAAAGAATCACAAATTTCTAGTGGAGTTGTTACAGTTTTTGTAACAGGTTCAACTGGCGCATTGACTACAATTGAGTATGAGCCTGGTTTGTTGAAAGACTTTCCAGATATGCTATCTAGAATTGCTCCAAATGATCTAAATTATGAACATGAACAAATGTGGCATGATGGAAACGGTCGCTCTCATGTTAAGGCATCATTAATTGGCCCTTCACTTACTATTCCATTTAATGATGATAAATTATTGTTGGGAACTTGGCAACAAATTGTCTTTATAGAATTAGACACTAGGAAAAGAGAACGAAACATAGTGTTGCAAATAATTGGGAATTAGAATCTATTTTTACAAAATGTTATTATAAATTTCATCATGGGACGCTTTTTTAATTGTATGATTTTTTAGATTGAAAGAGGTTTAGTTTTTTTCAATTTTACTTTTTTCAATATCTTTCAACATTGATTTTCTTACAAGAATTGGTATGTTATAATAAGTTGCCAACGCAATGGCATCTGATGCTCTAAAATTTCTAAACACCATGTCTTTTTTTCCAGTAAAATACAGATTTGCCCTAAAAATACCTCCACTTTCATAGATTTTGACCTTGACGAGAAGGATTTCATTTTCCTCACAAATCTGCTCAACCAAGCGATAGATGGTTGGAGGATCATCCCGTTTTCCGTCAACAAAATTAGAAATTATTCTTGCAACCTCTGATGAAAAACCAGACATGACAAATTCAACTTTTTCATCTTTGAGTAATACTGCCCCTGTCTGTGAATCAAGGATTCCAATTTGGTCTACCTTGACAGTCTCATAGTTTGTATCGATTTCATCAATTTTCATGGTAATTTTTCCATCACTTTTACTATTTTTTCCTCTTCTTCAATCATGACTTGCTCAAATTCTTTTCTTAATTTATCACATTTTGCTTGTTTTTCACTTTCATTCATTTTTGAAAATCGGATATTTCTCATTTCATTTACAATTGCGGAGATTTTTTCGTTTGTTTCAATCATAATATCATCGATTTTTTGAGATTGTGATTCCATACTTTCAAATAAGATTCATGATAGTTAAACTAGTTCAAAGTTTTCATATTTGAAAAATGTAGAATCCGTTTTAGTTTAAAACAGGGATATTTGATGATGCATTGCTTCTACCCATCATTAAAATGCAAATTGTATTCATTGCTAATGTAATAATCATGACAATATGAAATTCAAATTTGAGAATCATATTGTGTATTTAATTATTATTTTTGTTTATATTATGTGCATTAAATTACGGTTTAGTGCAAATACACGGAAGCGTAGGGTAATAACCCAAGCGACTGACTTTGGTTTGACGTTTATGCGGTTCCGTGTTTTTAATTTAAATCCGAATAATAAAGATCTCAACGGACTATATTCCAGTTCCGATACTTTTATTGCCGTTTTCAATCTGATGGTTTATTTTTTATTTTAATGAATAAGCAAATCCACTAACAAAAGAAGGTCCCCTCCTTTTCTTTATCCTAATGCGTTTGCCTTTTACATCAACACTGTGAGATTTAGACAAAGAACATCCAGTCTGTATCCCATCAATCGAAACAAGTATGTCGCTATCTCTTTGAGTGGTAGGACCTAAAATTCGATATAATTTGGCCTTTTCCCCATGATATACCGTTTGCCATGTTCCCGATTTTGCAAACCATTCTTGTTCAGATTCCATCTCCTCTGAAGGACCAAGATATGTTCCTGAAATCCATGTGTGGGAAGAATTTTTGAGTCTAATTTTTTTCCCCGTAACTGTTCCGTCTTTATAGAATTTAGTCACCTTATCATCGTGATAAACAGTAATGTCTCCTGGACCTTTTATGTTAAATGATAATGGTGTGTCCCCTTGATAAATTGAAGCACAGTTGTCTATTTTTGCAGCCCATCTCCCAATTTTAGGTTTCATAATATTGTAAATAATTTTACGAACTTAAGCATATCTTTGATTATCAAAAATGTTTGGAGAAATAACATGTTGTTTTGATTATTTTTGAGAAATGCTTAGCCGTCAGAGTCACACACATTAGTATGAAAAATAAATATCGTTATGGGGTTATTTTGATTGAACCTAAATGGCATGTAGATGTGAAGACTAGTTCAAAAATAACATTGGTGGTTGTAGACATGCAAAAATTATTCTTGACTGAAAAAAAATCCCCCTGGATGAATAAAAAACTACTATCTATAATTCCAAATATCAAAAAACTAATTGAAAATAGTAAAATACAAAATGTGATATTTACTCGCTTTACCCCGCCAAAGAATTGGCAAAAAGAGAAGGATTCATGGCAAACATACTATAGAATGAATCAAAAAATCACTCCAGATGTTATTGGAACTGGTGCATATGGTTTGATTGATGATTTTACTTCATACATTTCAAATTCAGTTATAGTCAGCAGAAAAAAATCGGCATCAATATTCATGACAGGCAATTTTCACTCAATAATAAAAAAGAAATCCACAAAAATCTTGATTTTTACAGGCATTGAAACCGATTATTGTGTTCTTTCAAGTGTGTTAGATGCAATTCATTTAGGATATTATGTAATAGTGGTGATGGATGCATGTGCAAGTAGTAAAAAACAAGGTCAAAAACATGCAAGAGGAATATTTGATAGATTTCCAGAACAGCTTTGGGTGACATCTACAAATGATTTGATAAATTACCTCTAAAATAATCAAAAATATCTAATTTCTATATGATGCAAGGACTTTACTCAAAAACGATTCTATCATCTAGGGATTAACATTAATTTACTGTGTAAATAAAATCAAAACATGGCAAGTTATACCGCGCAAGTGAACACGATTCACAAAAAATTCACAAATGCAATGAAAAAGGCAAAAACAAAACAGGCCCTAAACAAAGCATACAGTACACACAAAAAAGATCATGAAAGATTGCTCAAAAAACATTTGGCTGAAGAAGTAAGAGAGATAAAAAAAGCTAAAGCAAAACTAGGCTAAAAATATCTTCTTCTCTTTTCATATTTTTTATTCTCAAAATAGCTGCAGTTCTCGTTGATTAAAATAATTAATGATCGGCCAATATTTCAAATGCTTTTAGAATTTACATCTCTGTATCTTTAACTTTGTTAGATGATTCATCAAACTGAGCAAGTGTTTTTGCATATGATTCTAACATGGTGTGAACTAAACCATCAAATGATTTTATTGTGGAAATTCTCATCTTAAAATATGCATCCCAGTATTTTGTGTTCATATCTATGAGATTCAAATAGTTTTTCTTTATTGATTCTGAATTCTCTTTGATTTGATTCAGTATTTTGGGATCAATGTTTAATTTATCAAAAAATTCTTTTTCAGAAATATAACAGGTTCCAAACATGTCATCAAACATGTGAAGATATTCTGTGTATAGATTTGAATAATTTTGGAATAATGCCGGAACTTGTGATTCTAATTTTTTAATTATTTCTGAGGTGTCTGTTTTTAACACATCACATAATGATGTATTCGAGTCTTTTTGATTTACATCTTTTTGAAGAGAATCATTTCCCATGCTCTAGGTATGTCAATAAGGGATTTAACTTATTTTCCAAATTTTTATATAAAATTCAAGCCTGCAAAAACCCAGATCTTTACAGGTTTCTTGAAGATGTTTATCCATTATATTTTCTAATATTTATTCATACAGAACGATGATTTTCATGAGTGGTAATTATATGGAGTTTTTTATAACTCTCTGATTTTGGTATATCGTGAAACATGCAAAAGATTATCTAAATAATCCTAGAACCATTAAACTTGAATCTACTTTAGCAGATGTTTTAAAAAAAATTATTGATGAGAAAAAAAGCCGACTCTTGGTCACTGAAAATGGCAAAATTACGGGCCTTGTGACTGAAAAAGACTTGGGATTTTTTCTATTAACTGACAACACAGAAAGAAAACTAGAGGAAATCCCATTATCTGAAATTGTAGTGAAAATAATTTCTGTTGATGAAAATGCTGGACTAGATCAATGTGCCACCATTATGTTGAAAAATGGAATTGGATCATTGGTGGTCACCTCACATGGAAATATTTCTGGAATCTTGACTAAAACAGATCTTGTAAGATATTTTACAAAATCACATCCTAATGAAAAAATTGTTGGAGAATACATGTCTCCTTACTATGCTTGGATGTATTCTGATACTCCTCTTTACAAAGTAGTTCTAAAGATGATTGAACAAAAAATCTCTAGAGTGATATTGCGAAATCATGACGAGATTCCTGTTGGAATTGTTACCTTTAGGGATTTATTCAAACTTGCACTTGATTTAGGCAGACACGAGGACGTACTTGATAATACTGATCCTGCTATCTCTGTAATCTTTCCAAGGAAAGGGTTCATCTCTGAATCTGGATTTGGGGGTAGCACAAAGATTGAGGAAATAATGAGTAAGGATATTGTTTCTGTAGATTATGATGATGATCTGGCAAAAACAGGAAAAATATTACTAGATAAAAATATCAACGGTGCTGGAGTTTTATCTGGAAACGGTAACATTATTGGAATAATCAGTAAAACTGACATCGTCAAAGCATTGGCTTTTTTGAAATAGTCTCATTTTATTGTGCCCTATGAGTAAAATCTCCACATTCTCTCTAAAACTCTAATAATTCAGTAGATCTAGTAAGATCATTGGATTATGAAAAATTCTGCTCTCAAATTTTGGCTGTAGATCCCAAAATTCGATTTGCTACAGTATATGATGAATGGTCAGTCAAAGTTGGCGGTGGGATGAGAGAAGGTGTAAAGAGCTTACTTTCAGAGCGTGCATCAAAAGAACTTGTCAATCTTGCAACCCTTGATTGGAAATCTAGAAAAGATATGGCTCAGTGGCTTGGAAAAACAAAATACACGTTGGCAGAATATGATACAATTAAACGCTTTTCATTCTATCTTGGTGATGATTATTTACTTCTTGTAAGTACCGAAAAAGATTGTGACACCAATTTAATAGTTGATCAAGTGATCAAACTCTATTACGAAAATCAAGAATGATGATTCTAATTAATTTTTATTGAATGCCCTGTGGTCTTCTTTGGAATTTTAATTTCCAGTCTGCCTTTTTGAAATTTTGCTGTTGCTTTTTTAATATCTATTTTTTCAGGTAACGAAATAGATTTTTTAAAATATTCAAATTTTGTAATTTTTCCTAATTTTTCTTCCAAATATTTTTGTTTGAGTTTTGCCTCTACATTGATAGTGTTTCCATCAAAACTCACTTTGATGTCTTTTTTTCCTACCATTGGAAGATCAAACTCTACCGTCCAATGACTATCAAATTCCTTTAAACATGAAAGGGGTGATAGTGTTTTATGTTCGATATCATCAAATAATGAATTCATTAGTGGCGTTGTGATTCGAAATTCTAAATTATCCTCTATCATATTCTTACCTGTAAATTTGTGGAGTCCTCGTATCCTTTCCTTGCTGTTGCTGTAATGCTCGAAGTGTTTCTTCCATGAGCTTTCTGTGCTGAATTCTGAGTTTTTCAATTCTATTTTGAATATCACGCGTGTCTACTGTAATATCTAAAATTTTTGCAAGTGTGACTATGGCAATGATTGATGCTTCTGGATCTGGAAAAAATGGATGGCATTCTGCATACAAAGTCATAGCCGGAATCGCTGTTTTTCTAAATACTGACATTAATGCAGCATCTGTTCCGAAAATAGACCCATCTAAAAATTTTGGAATTTGATTACTGTAAAGTACATTGTCCAACACTGGATGTGTTACCAATCCATAAATTTTTGGAGATTCTTTTTGTTGATTTGCTGTCTCCATCCCGCTAACCATCATTACTTTCTTAATTGCATTTTTTTTACAAAACTCAAATATTGCAAGTACAAATTTTTCTGCTAAATATTGATTAAATGGAACATCTGAAATTATGATGAATATATTATTTTTATTGTATGCTCTAATTGGCGCAAGAATTTCACCTCCTTCCACAAATAGTGTTAGAGGAAGATCTGGAACTTCAATCTCTCCAATTTGTTTCATTTTAAGATGGTGAATAAGATATGATATGGAGAATGTACCTACAAGACCATTGCTTGGAAAACCTACGAGTAATGTATTTTCTTGTGTATTGGGTTTTGCCATTTTCAAGTTATTGTTTTTGACAAAGATCAGCATTAAAAGAAAAGCTCGATTATCAAAATTGAATATCATAAATTCCTCACATGTTTAATACTGTAAAATATTTTGTGAATGCCTGATTTACACAAAACAATACGCTTAATTTTAGAACTTTTTTACACTCTATATGATCAATCCCGAATTAATGGAATTACTTGAAAAAAATGATGTTTTAGATGTTTTGGTAAACTCTGTTGCCTATCAGCTGCAAAAAATTAACAATGTTGAGAAAACAGATGAAGGACGTAATTGGTATCGAGAATTACCTCAAATGATAAAAGAGAAAATCGATAATTATAAAACCGATTATGAAAATCTATCCCGCATCTTGGCCTTGGATCATGAACCAATGAAAAATGAGATGAATAAAGGATATTATTTTTGGAGGCTACTTCGTTCTGCTTGTACTACATATCGAAATGATTTGGTAGATTATGATCAACAACTGGCCTTGGAGTTTAATCTGCCTGAAACTGAGGCAATATCTGATAATTCTGTCTTAAACGAATGTGTTGGCGTTTTAGACAAGCATGTAATTGAAAAATAACCCTCCTTTTTCTTAATTTCTACCATGATTGATTATTTTGAATCTTTTTATGAGTAAACAACAAGAAAGTATTATGGAACTAAAATCAGAAAAATCAATCAAAGAATATCTAAAAAAATTACCTGATGATACTATAATCAAATATTATCTTGATGTAGAGTATAGTCCATTCCCCCTTCTATTGATTGAAGAATATACTAGACGATTTAAACGAAAAACTAAAAATGAAATTATAAAGGATTTGAAATTGCAAACACGTCTAGTCAAAAAGAAAACTAAAGAATTAGGTTCAATGGCAAAAAAGAACAAATTAGTTGATGATGTTACAAGACAAAAATCTGAGGAGATTTTTGAGCATGCAAAGGAAAAAGGCTATAGAA comes from the Candidatus Nitrosopumilus sediminis genome and includes:
- a CDS encoding transcription initiation factor IIB is translated as MSLQEIKCPRCGKNTLVTDVESSEVFCSNCGIVVEEKVDDGRPERRFADSPVIKSHTGDKTSLTRHDRGLSTMINPFNKDSTGNPLSTSMKLSMTRLRKWDSRSRVKTSTDRNLQQALLELLKMKEKLSLPDAIAEKASYIYRKALEKKLVRGRSISSLVAASLYAACRESETPRTLREVAATIGIKRKEISATYRLIFKELDLKMPVIDSVSCIAKIASNAELSEKTKRHAIKILKNAEKQNALAGKHPMGVAASALYLACINLEENRTQKDIADAAGITEVTIRNRCKNLKAVVGI
- a CDS encoding CBS domain-containing protein; translated protein: MAIKIRTFPITNYMTAYPISAEPHIPVKRAIEFMVERDFGHLVVSDGEIPKGILTEREVLKAISESRNLNELTIGDVGWQPFTKLDLGDTVLDAAHLMTQNKSRLLVFDDDKLVGIVTVSDLLRAFRKISTDVSLDRVISTNVEKCSRTDSVFDAAKIMHEKRIGSVIVHDVREYGIFSERDLLKCLYSNGFKTDYEIGKYSSSPLIVSDKAIKIHQAASIMAANHIKRLGITQDGYLMGVVTARDLLDAYHDVVQATDPAE
- a CDS encoding secondary thiamine-phosphate synthase enzyme YjbQ, whose protein sequence is MTVITKSIKVQSKGENDVVDLTDKISVKIKESQISSGVVTVFVTGSTGALTTIEYEPGLLKDFPDMLSRIAPNDLNYEHEQMWHDGNGRSHVKASLIGPSLTIPFNDDKLLLGTWQQIVFIELDTRKRERNIVLQIIGN
- a CDS encoding bifunctional nuclease family protein; this encodes MKIDEIDTNYETVKVDQIGILDSQTGAVLLKDEKVEFVMSGFSSEVARIISNFVDGKRDDPPTIYRLVEQICEENEILLVKVKIYESGGIFRANLYFTGKKDMVFRNFRASDAIALATYYNIPILVRKSMLKDIEKSKIEKN
- a CDS encoding cysteine hydrolase, which produces MKNKYRYGVILIEPKWHVDVKTSSKITLVVVDMQKLFLTEKKSPWMNKKLLSIIPNIKKLIENSKIQNVIFTRFTPPKNWQKEKDSWQTYYRMNQKITPDVIGTGAYGLIDDFTSYISNSVIVSRKKSASIFMTGNFHSIIKKKSTKILIFTGIETDYCVLSSVLDAIHLGYYVIVVMDACASSKKQGQKHARGIFDRFPEQLWVTSTNDLINYL
- a CDS encoding CBS domain-containing protein; the protein is MKHAKDYLNNPRTIKLESTLADVLKKIIDEKKSRLLVTENGKITGLVTEKDLGFFLLTDNTERKLEEIPLSEIVVKIISVDENAGLDQCATIMLKNGIGSLVVTSHGNISGILTKTDLVRYFTKSHPNEKIVGEYMSPYYAWMYSDTPLYKVVLKMIEQKISRVILRNHDEIPVGIVTFRDLFKLALDLGRHEDVLDNTDPAISVIFPRKGFISESGFGGSTKIEEIMSKDIVSVDYDDDLAKTGKILLDKNINGAGVLSGNGNIIGIISKTDIVKALAFLK
- a CDS encoding Hsp20/alpha crystallin family protein, giving the protein MIEDNLEFRITTPLMNSLFDDIEHKTLSPLSCLKEFDSHWTVEFDLPMVGKKDIKVSFDGNTINVEAKLKQKYLEEKLGKITKFEYFKKSISLPEKIDIKKATAKFQKGRLEIKIPKKTTGHSIKIN
- a CDS encoding proteasome assembly chaperone family protein: MAKPNTQENTLLVGFPSNGLVGTFSISYLIHHLKMKQIGEIEVPDLPLTLFVEGGEILAPIRAYNKNNIFIIISDVPFNQYLAEKFVLAIFEFCKKNAIKKVMMVSGMETANQQKESPKIYGLVTHPVLDNVLYSNQIPKFLDGSIFGTDAALMSVFRKTAIPAMTLYAECHPFFPDPEASIIAIVTLAKILDITVDTRDIQNRIEKLRIQHRKLMEETLRALQQQQGKDTRTPQIYR